A section of the Tamandua tetradactyla isolate mTamTet1 chromosome 4, mTamTet1.pri, whole genome shotgun sequence genome encodes:
- the GPR183 gene encoding G-protein coupled receptor 183, producing the protein MDIKMDNNFTTPFTTPHGNKCDLYAHQDTARILMPLHYSIVFIIGLFGNLLALFVIFQNRKKINSTTLYSTNLVISDILFTTALPTRIAYYALGFDWKIGDAFCRITALVFYINTYAGVNFMTCLSIDRFFAVVHPLRYNKMKRIEYAKGVCIFVWILVFAQTLPLLISPMSKEECGKTRCMEYPNFGELSSLPWILLGACLIGYILPLTVILICYSQICCKLFKTAKQNPLTEKSGANKKALNTIIFIILVFVICFTPYHVAIIQHMIKKLRFPDPLECAQRHSFQISLHITVCLMNFNCCMDPFIYFFACKGYKRKVMRMLKRQVSVSISSAVRSAPEENSREMTETQMMIHSKSLNGK; encoded by the coding sequence ATGGATATAAAAATGGATAATAATTTTACCACGCCCTTTACAACTCCTCACGGAAATAAATGTGATCTTTATGCACACCAGGACACAGCCAGGATATTAATGCCTCTACATTATAGCATTGTCTTCATCATTGGGCTTTTCGGAAACTTGTTAGCCTTGTTTGtcatttttcaaaacagaaaaaaaatcaactctaCCACACTATATTCAACAAATTTGGTGATTTCGGATATACTTTTTACCACAGCTCTGCCTACACGGATAGCCTACTATGCACTGGGTTTCGACTGGAAAATCGGTGATGCCTTTTGCAGAATAACTGCTCTTGTATTTTATATCAATACATATGCAGGTGTGAACTTTATGACCTGTCTAAGTATTGACCGGTTCTTCGCTGTGGTGCACCCTCTGCGATATAATAAGATGAAAAGAATTGAATATGCAAAAGGCGTTTGCATCTTTGTCTGGATTCTAGTATTTGCTCAAACGCTCCCACTACTCATAAGTCCTATGTCAAAGGAAGAGTGTGGAAAGACCAGATGCATGGAATATCCAAACTTTGGAGAATTAAGCTCTCTTCCCTGGATCCTGCTTGGTGCATGTTTAATAGGATATATCCTTCCACTCACAGTCATTCTTATCTGCTATTCTCAAATCTGTTGCAAACTCTTTAAAACAGCCAAACAAAACCCACTAACTGAGAAATCTGGTGCAAACAAAAAGGCTCTCAacacaattatttttataattcttgtATTTGTTATCTGCTTTACACCTTACCATGTTGCAATTATTCAACACATGATTAAGAAGCTTCGTTTTCCTGATCCCCTGGAATGTGCCCAAAGACATTCATTCCAGATTTCACTGCATATTACAGTGTGCCTGATGAACTTCAACTGCTGCATGGacccttttatatatttttttgcttgtaaAGGGTACAAGAGAAAGGTTATGAGGATGCTGAAACGTCAAGTCAGTGTATCAATTTCTAGTGCTGTGAGGTCAGCCCCCGAAGAAAACTCACGTGAAATGACAGAAACTCAAATGATGATACATTCCAAGTCTTTAAatggaaagtaa